A segment of the Aureliella helgolandensis genome:
GGAATGATTTTGTATTTCGTCTACGGCAATCGCCAGTAGGCTCTACACCAGTCTGGAACTGGACGACGCAGTCTTTGGAGAATGGACTACCACAGACTAATGCATCGTCAACTCTAATAATCAGGGCTTAGCGAGGGTTCGGAAAAAGGTGTCCGACATGAATGGCACTTAATCGGCCTAAGGTACTGGTGCTTCTAGAGTTAAGTTCGATTGACAGCAGGGGGCTTCACTTGCGATGAGTTTGGGTAATCTTACCTCCCGAACACACCAAGCAAGGAAGCCCCCGTGTGCCATCATCCGTTTGATTCGTTCCGCTGTCGAGTCCAACATGCGCGCCAACACGGCGATCTTTACTTCGCCGCCTTGATCTCCAAAGAGACTATCGCGTCAGTCTTTGGCAATGCAAGTGCCATTCTCGATTCGGCCAGAGTTTACAACACATCGGTCACGCTGTGGGTCTTCCTCTCGCAAGTCATGAGCATCCACCACGGCTGCGTCTCTGCGGTCGCCAAGCTGATCACCCATCGAGTCGCCAACAACCAAACTGCTTGCTCTGCCGAAACCGGTGCTTACTGCATTGCTCGAGACAAAATCGACGAGCAATCCATGCAACGTCTTGTGACGGCCAGCGGACTTGCGATTGAAGACAGCAGTCCCGACCATTGGCGATGGCTGGGGCACCGCGTGATCACCGCCGATGGTGCCACCGTCACGATGGCAGACACGTCGGAGAATCAAGCCGCCTACCCGCAACTTAGTAGTCAAGCACCCGGTTGTGGATTTCCGATCTTGCGAGTCGTTGTACTGTTCGCGTTGTCGACTGGCGTTGTGCTCGACATGGCGATGGGCCGATACAAAGGTAAGTTCACTCACGAAGTAAGTTTGTTTCGTCAGATCGACGCAATCATCGAAGAAACCGATGTTTTCCTAGCTGATCGCGCCTATGCGGGTTGGTTCGAGATGGCGAGGATGATTCAACGTGGTGCACACGTCGTTGTTCGCAAACACCAGTTGCGCAAGTCAGATTTTCGGACTGGAATTCGTTACGGCAAAGACGATCACTCCATCCAAATCGACAAGCCAGCTCGTCCCGACTGGATGAGCATTGAAGAGTACGAGACGTACCCGGACTTCATCACCATTCGCGAGATCCGTATCCGAGTTGAGAACAACGGATTTCGCACTCGCGAGATTATCGTTCACACATCGCTGTCGGACGATACGGAGTACACGAGGGAGGACATCGCGGCCCTGTTCCGTAGAAGGTGGCAAGCAGAACTTCATTTACGGAGCTTGAAAACGGTCATGCAGATGGAACACTTGCGCTGTAAAAAGCCGCATCGAGTGCGGAACGAAATTCGGACGCACATGTTGGCTTACAATTTGATTCGCGGGGTGATGTCTGAAGCGGCCGTCGAAGGCGACGTTCAACCTTGGCATATCAGTTTCAAGTCAACACTGACAACGGTGACGGATATGCTTCCGGTTCTAGGCCTAATCAGCAACGCCGATGAATTATGCACGGTGTTGTACCGCTGCTGCTTGCAACACGCAGTTGGCAATCGACCGGACCGCTACGAGCCCAGGGTGCTCAAGCGAAGACCGAAGAAATACAAGCTGATGCAAAAGCCAAGAAGCGAATACAAACCCGGGGAGGCATAGGACTTACGCCGATTAAGTGCCATTCAGGTCTGCCACCGTTTCCGCTTCGTCGACTTGGACGATCTGCCTCAACATACCGATGCGACCATCAACCGAAACACCACCCGACGTCGGATGTAGCTCACCGGCAATTAACTTCAATAGCGTCGACTTGCCAACTCCGTTGCGTCCCACCAGTCCGGCACGTTGGCAGGTAAAACTGAGAGAGAGATTGGAAAAAAGTACCCGGCTGGTCGGAGTCGCCCAGCCGACTTGGGATAATGTGATTGAGGGCATGGCAGTCCCCTGAAGCGATAACTACGGTGCGATGTCGTGCTTTTATCATCCTCGCACAAACCGCACAACGCCATCGCTCCTTCTGCAGAAATTCCATCGAATGCAGAAGGTCAGTTACAGGGGGCCGATGCCCCGGTTAGCCTAATTCAGGAGATGCAGGGATACGGCAAGTCTGGAATGTTGGATTGCTCGGCAAATCTACGACCAGGGCAACCCGATGTATTTGACGACTTGTTGGTTCAAGAACGAGCTCACGTAGCCGAAGCTCTCGTTCCGCGTTGGGCAATCATCAGCGCAATTAGAGCACGGCAGAAATCAGGCAAATCCTCCGGTCGACGACTGCTCACATGATGTCCATCCACGATCACACTAGCATCTTGATACAGCCCACCCGCGTTGATCAGGTCATCTTTAATTCCAGGGGAACCGGTGACCCGCACGCCACGGTAGACTTTAGCACTGATCGGGATCCAGCCTCCGTGACAGATGGCGGCAATGGGCTTAACTTGCTGGTGAAACTCTTGCACCAAGCTCAGGACTTTTGCATCTCTGCGGAGTTTGTCTGGCATAAAGCCCCCGGGTACAAGTAGTGCGTCAAAATCGGCTGAGTCGCAGTCGGCAATCGCAACATCGGACTCACAGGGATAGCCATTCTTGCCTGCATAGACGCGTTGGGCATCGGGGCCTGCAACCGTCACGGAGCACCCCTCTTCAATCAATCTGAGTTTGGGATACCACAGTTCCAAGTCTTCGTAGATATCGCCGACAAACGCAAGGACACGGCAACCAGCTAGAGGTAGATTGAGTTCATCACTGGGCATATTGTATTCGTTTCTTCGATAGGTTTTGAGGTGAGTCCTACTGATCCTGCGCGGGGCTCAGCGGGTTTGTTGTAGGCGGTTTCTCTAAATATAAACCGGTCGAGTTGCAGTTTGTTGATTTATTGGGTTCCTTCTTTCGGTCTACGCAATTTTGCACCCTCCAGCCCACGGTCGTGGCGTGCGAGACAACACTATTATTGCGATGACATTTCAGTCAACAGGCCGACCATTTAGGCGGGAGCGGTCGCCGCAGCATTGAGCTCAGCAGGCGATTCCCCCTAGAGAACATAAGTATCCGAGTAGACAGACAGGCTGCAAAGCACTGGAGCGCGAATCGCACAGCGCATCTGCCGGGATGCGGCATCCGCGATGGGGCATCCGCAGAGATGGGAGCGACGGTTAGCAATTCACCAGCATCCGTTGGAGCGGTTGTCGCCGATGCCGGGTAGGATACCTAGTGAAACGAGATGTAGGGTGCCCTGGCTCTTGCAGCCACGAAACCTAACCTCGCCGCTCCCCGACTAGCGTCTTCGACGGTAGCCAAAAATCTCTTCGACCTCCCCATCGGAAAGTCGGG
Coding sequences within it:
- a CDS encoding IS4 family transposase, with protein sequence MCHHPFDSFRCRVQHARQHGDLYFAALISKETIASVFGNASAILDSARVYNTSVTLWVFLSQVMSIHHGCVSAVAKLITHRVANNQTACSAETGAYCIARDKIDEQSMQRLVTASGLAIEDSSPDHWRWLGHRVITADGATVTMADTSENQAAYPQLSSQAPGCGFPILRVVVLFALSTGVVLDMAMGRYKGKFTHEVSLFRQIDAIIEETDVFLADRAYAGWFEMARMIQRGAHVVVRKHQLRKSDFRTGIRYGKDDHSIQIDKPARPDWMSIEEYETYPDFITIREIRIRVENNGFRTREIIVHTSLSDDTEYTREDIAALFRRRWQAELHLRSLKTVMQMEHLRCKKPHRVRNEIRTHMLAYNLIRGVMSEAAVEGDVQPWHISFKSTLTTVTDMLPVLGLISNADELCTVLYRCCLQHAVGNRPDRYEPRVLKRRPKKYKLMQKPRSEYKPGEA
- a CDS encoding ATP-binding cassette domain-containing protein, with product MPSITLSQVGWATPTSRVLFSNLSLSFTCQRAGLVGRNGVGKSTLLKLIAGELHPTSGGVSVDGRIGMLRQIVQVDEAETVADLNGT
- a CDS encoding type 1 glutamine amidotransferase domain-containing protein, encoding MPSDELNLPLAGCRVLAFVGDIYEDLELWYPKLRLIEEGCSVTVAGPDAQRVYAGKNGYPCESDVAIADCDSADFDALLVPGGFMPDKLRRDAKVLSLVQEFHQQVKPIAAICHGGWIPISAKVYRGVRVTGSPGIKDDLINAGGLYQDASVIVDGHHVSSRRPEDLPDFCRALIALMIAQRGTRASAT